The proteins below are encoded in one region of Thermococcus sp. 21S7:
- a CDS encoding type I restriction endonuclease subunit R translates to MALIPESAVHNEIKENLLRVGWDDGNKKFGIEEHKMVSEYSGLEGSLGGFLLWNVLEGKIRELNRAFFANLTEEEEEKVWEEIRSKLESSGEVEMLEYIKYGVPLTSLGRHDKVILIDYDNPANNIFFFLHEAKYPGFPENIKPDFSLFINGIPIVIIEAKAKGIIELEDLDWRRWSKVHGTEEEALTQIRKYERYSKPLFRFVQFGVAYGDKQLYTPTMPRESVESAPAFEWRYPNEEKPDIFDLLTPERLLDVLRYYTFFFKKNEKGAKRVKIIARWNQYRATKRIIERIEEYLSLESEKRNGLVWQWQGSGKTFIMFFVANWFLNKYKGRNPVVFFVVDRTDLKKQHSDVFEAVEDREFREHFDKIRNISELRKRIEEMMKSEETGRVIPTGLYITTIQKFQYGKFKDLVRVKKVQKEETFEAEKAVRKSEVLFLIDEAHRTQYGRLAAVMRALFPRAMFFGFTGTPIFKRSRNTFQEFAYPKDGEYFLDVYFISDSIRDGFTLDITHEVVEEKGVSIALDENKLKAFIEAYQLNDPEEVEAFLMGRRKSLKMSSKELAEELRKSRVFLESPKEIERFSEYIAKRIYDDTMGFQFKAMVVAVNREACVHFKRALDKAFKEHFCSKVEELERDGKVEVAKHFKELCENAERLSEVVMTYQHNEKSEVIEEFKKWLKTRREFQKRDYDDINSLIVEWFQERDYPKVLIVTDMLLTGFDEPKLRVMYLYKPIFEHRLLQAVTRVNRPYPNKETGLVVDGVGLLPAVIRVKSIYEMLAKQDPKVLEDFQRNFAKSIEEKVKEFEDKLSSVKEELSALGIEADIIKAFRKQGRWKELEVEMDRIRNILAPIALDFKGNEPRAVRLFNDLREVVSMYRSLGAHPARLAYLDDMIAVGAVYSAFVRLIGFTGKKSKFWDDLLRFVHEHMEVGPMRELVKVRLGELSGSEASFEIVARFYKLYYTAEDNAHDPVYKAILERLNRLLEEWLNRNLDLKALKRQVTLLEEQAEEYEKKKAGRTWQESLVESVKFYATNYLGLENVELRKFQRELKRLRKLNPRTVRRLSSALFEDIMEAVTGDDLEKYRELSKEIDRLVEESVVPEVRRHIV, encoded by the coding sequence ATGGCTCTGATACCTGAGTCTGCGGTTCACAATGAGATTAAGGAGAATCTTCTTCGAGTTGGGTGGGATGACGGTAACAAGAAGTTTGGAATTGAGGAGCATAAGATGGTCTCTGAGTACAGCGGGCTTGAAGGCTCGCTCGGCGGCTTCCTCCTCTGGAACGTTCTGGAGGGGAAGATACGCGAGCTTAACAGGGCATTCTTTGCCAACCTGACTGAGGAGGAAGAGGAAAAGGTCTGGGAGGAGATAAGGAGCAAGCTCGAATCCTCGGGCGAGGTCGAGATGTTGGAGTACATAAAATACGGTGTCCCGCTCACATCCCTCGGAAGACACGACAAGGTTATCCTCATTGATTACGACAATCCAGCCAACAACATCTTTTTCTTCCTTCATGAGGCTAAGTATCCTGGCTTTCCCGAGAACATCAAGCCGGACTTCAGTCTTTTCATCAACGGCATTCCCATTGTTATCATCGAGGCCAAAGCTAAAGGTATCATCGAGCTTGAGGACCTTGACTGGAGAAGGTGGTCAAAGGTTCACGGCACAGAGGAAGAGGCTCTAACTCAGATACGGAAGTATGAAAGGTATTCAAAACCCCTCTTCCGCTTTGTCCAGTTTGGAGTGGCTTATGGTGACAAGCAACTTTACACTCCCACAATGCCCAGGGAAAGCGTTGAAAGCGCCCCCGCCTTTGAGTGGAGGTATCCCAACGAGGAGAAGCCTGACATTTTCGACCTTCTCACTCCGGAGAGACTCCTCGATGTGCTGAGGTATTACACCTTCTTCTTCAAGAAAAATGAAAAGGGCGCGAAAAGGGTAAAGATTATCGCAAGGTGGAACCAGTACAGGGCGACCAAGAGAATCATTGAGCGGATTGAGGAGTACCTCTCCTTGGAGAGTGAGAAAAGGAACGGCCTTGTCTGGCAGTGGCAAGGGAGTGGGAAGACGTTCATAATGTTCTTCGTTGCCAACTGGTTCCTCAACAAGTACAAGGGCCGGAATCCGGTCGTTTTCTTTGTCGTTGACAGAACCGATCTCAAAAAGCAGCACTCCGACGTTTTTGAGGCCGTTGAAGACAGGGAGTTCAGGGAGCACTTCGATAAAATAAGGAACATATCCGAGCTGAGGAAACGCATCGAGGAAATGATGAAGAGCGAGGAAACTGGAAGGGTTATTCCGACTGGTCTGTACATAACGACAATTCAGAAGTTCCAGTATGGAAAGTTCAAGGATCTTGTGAGGGTGAAGAAAGTCCAGAAGGAAGAGACGTTCGAGGCCGAGAAGGCCGTTCGCAAGAGTGAGGTTCTCTTCCTGATTGACGAGGCACATCGCACGCAGTACGGAAGACTAGCTGCGGTTATGAGGGCGCTCTTTCCGAGGGCAATGTTCTTCGGCTTTACTGGAACGCCAATCTTCAAGAGGAGCAGGAACACCTTCCAAGAGTTCGCTTATCCCAAAGACGGAGAATACTTCCTCGATGTTTACTTCATAAGTGACTCCATTCGGGACGGCTTCACCCTTGACATAACCCACGAAGTCGTCGAGGAGAAGGGCGTTTCAATTGCCCTCGACGAGAACAAACTCAAGGCATTTATCGAGGCTTACCAGCTCAACGACCCTGAAGAAGTCGAAGCATTCCTCATGGGAAGGAGAAAGAGCCTAAAGATGAGTTCGAAAGAGCTTGCAGAGGAGCTCAGGAAGTCAAGGGTTTTTCTTGAGAGTCCAAAGGAAATTGAGCGCTTTTCCGAGTATATTGCCAAGAGGATTTATGATGACACTATGGGCTTCCAGTTTAAGGCAATGGTCGTGGCAGTGAACAGAGAAGCCTGTGTGCACTTCAAGAGAGCTTTAGACAAGGCCTTTAAGGAGCACTTTTGCTCCAAGGTTGAAGAGCTTGAAAGAGATGGCAAGGTTGAGGTCGCCAAACACTTCAAAGAACTCTGTGAGAACGCGGAAAGGCTTTCCGAGGTGGTAATGACTTACCAGCATAACGAGAAGAGCGAGGTAATTGAGGAATTCAAGAAGTGGCTCAAAACCAGAAGGGAGTTCCAGAAGAGGGATTATGATGACATCAACAGTCTCATTGTTGAGTGGTTCCAGGAGAGAGATTACCCAAAGGTTTTGATCGTCACGGACATGCTCCTCACGGGGTTTGATGAGCCCAAGCTGAGGGTTATGTATCTTTACAAGCCGATATTTGAGCACAGGCTCCTTCAGGCAGTCACGAGAGTGAACCGGCCGTATCCGAACAAAGAAACAGGACTCGTTGTTGATGGTGTTGGCTTGTTACCTGCGGTAATCAGGGTGAAAAGTATCTACGAGATGCTGGCGAAGCAAGATCCGAAAGTGCTTGAGGACTTCCAGAGAAACTTTGCAAAGAGTATTGAGGAAAAAGTGAAGGAGTTTGAGGACAAACTTTCCAGTGTTAAGGAAGAGCTCTCAGCCCTTGGAATCGAGGCTGACATTATTAAGGCCTTCAGAAAGCAAGGAAGGTGGAAGGAACTCGAAGTTGAGATGGACAGAATCAGGAACATACTTGCACCGATCGCACTCGACTTCAAGGGCAACGAGCCGAGGGCTGTGAGGCTCTTCAACGATCTGCGTGAGGTCGTTTCGATGTACCGCTCCCTTGGGGCTCACCCGGCGAGGCTGGCTTATTTGGACGACATGATTGCGGTTGGTGCTGTTTACTCTGCCTTTGTCCGCCTCATTGGTTTCACAGGGAAAAAGAGCAAGTTCTGGGATGACCTGCTTCGCTTTGTCCACGAACACATGGAAGTTGGACCGATGAGGGAGCTTGTTAAGGTGAGGCTTGGAGAGCTCTCGGGCAGTGAGGCGTCCTTCGAGATTGTTGCACGCTTTTACAAGCTGTATTATACAGCTGAGGACAATGCCCACGATCCCGTTTACAAGGCGATCCTTGAGAGGCTTAACCGTCTCCTTGAAGAGTGGCTCAACAGAAACCTTGACCTTAAGGCCCTCAAAAGGCAAGTGACACTCCTCGAAGAGCAAGCTGAAGAGTACGAAAAGAAGAAGGCAGGCAGAACCTGGCAGGAATCACTCGTGGAGTCCGTTAAGTTTTACGCAACGAATTACCTGGGTCTTGAGAATGTTGAACTTAGGAAGTTCCAGAGGGAGCTCAAGCGTCTCAGAAAGCTGAATCCGAGAACGGTTAGGAGACTCTCAAGTGCCCTCTTTGAGGACATTATGGAAGCTGTTACGGGAGATGATCTCGAGAAATACAGGGAGCTCTCAAAGGAGATTGACAGGCTCGTGGAGGAATCCGTTGTTCCAGAGGTGCGCAGACATATAGTTTAA
- a CDS encoding type I restriction endonuclease subunit R codes for MAVKPESEVHSEIKRNLLRIGWKDGNDKFKIKEYTLVGEYSGLEDSLGSFLLWEILKNKIHELNKTFFANLTDEEKEKVWEEIQRTLEYSNEVKMLEYIKYGVPITALGRHDRVILIDYESPANNIFFFLHEAEYPSFGSTIRPDFSLFINGIPVVIIEAKGQNRPGIENLDWKRWSRIKGTEEDALKQIRRYETESPNLFRFVQFGIAYGDKQLYTPTIPREKLKSTEDIPVMVWRYPNGEKSNIFDLITPMRLLDMLRYYTFFFKKNEKGAKRIKVIARWNQYRATRRIIERIEEYLSGKSDKKNGLVWQWQGSGKTFIMFFVANWFLNRYRDRNPVVFFVVDRNMLETQYKTVFENVEDPEFRRHFNVINDIPELKQRVKEILRHQKEKRVIPTGVYVTKIQKFQPRKFKGLVETVKSKYEFKARETVSKREVLFLIDEAHRTQYGQLAAAMRAIFPEAIFFGFTGTPIFFNRNRNTFETFAYPKEGEYFLDVYFIRDSIRDGFTLEIIYDNDMIKTNKSSINLGHPLDIERFAEHIARRIYDDTMGFQFKAMVVAVNREACVHFKRALDRAFKKYFCSKAEKLERNGRIDVAEYFKELCENAERLSEVVMTYQHNETSEVIEEFKKWLKTRREFQGKSLKREVNKIIVESFLNEEYPKVLIVTQMLLTGFDAPILRTMYLLRNDLRRHNLLQAVTRVNRPYPGKETGLIVDFVKSIDELKNIIGIYESIATQESQVIEDFVNNFAKSIEERVSEFEHELKEFKKELLGNGIDIDTIKKLKRNKREEDLKKELEKVYGALSLLALQYTAKEVGAIDFFDKLREILSMYDSLGAHPKRIEYLDDIYWIRWLYHRFTELAGNTDKGKNNPSKKLLLPLSNASKMDLTTKELGSISDELSSRVKYFNTLYLRVKENSNIPFYKDKYENLNTLLNKWKEGKINVEELMERAKDIDSKIRRYEIQRRTKTLQEFIIDSIRDYLYEHLDLDIKNIEFKKFQKKLENIKRLTPKTNKELSSALFEDIIESLNLDNPKRYSELSKVVDKIIRDLVLPEIRTRFNKKVKNIHPPRPGEERLQAD; via the coding sequence ATGGCGGTCAAACCTGAGTCCGAAGTCCACAGTGAGATTAAGAGGAACCTTTTGAGAATTGGATGGAAAGATGGCAATGATAAGTTTAAAATTAAAGAATACACACTGGTTGGCGAGTACAGTGGGCTTGAAGATTCGCTTGGAAGCTTTCTTCTCTGGGAGATTCTTAAAAATAAAATCCACGAACTGAACAAGACATTTTTTGCTAATCTGACTGACGAAGAAAAAGAAAAAGTCTGGGAGGAGATACAGCGTACGCTCGAATATTCTAATGAGGTTAAGATGCTGGAGTACATCAAGTATGGAGTTCCCATAACAGCCCTTGGAAGGCACGACAGGGTTATCCTTATCGATTATGAAAGCCCGGCCAACAACATCTTTTTCTTCCTCCATGAAGCGGAATATCCGAGTTTTGGAAGTACTATAAGGCCGGACTTTAGCCTTTTCATTAATGGCATTCCAGTTGTTATCATCGAGGCAAAAGGCCAAAATCGCCCTGGGATTGAGAATCTCGACTGGAAAAGATGGTCGAGGATTAAGGGTACTGAAGAAGACGCCCTAAAACAGATTAGAAGATATGAGACGGAGTCTCCAAATCTCTTCCGTTTTGTTCAGTTTGGGATTGCTTACGGTGATAAGCAACTTTACACCCCGACTATACCAAGAGAAAAGCTCAAGTCTACTGAGGATATTCCAGTGATGGTATGGAGGTACCCGAACGGAGAAAAATCTAATATATTCGACCTTATTACTCCAATGAGACTTCTCGACATGCTGAGGTATTACACCTTCTTCTTTAAGAAGAACGAGAAGGGTGCCAAGAGAATTAAGGTCATCGCCAGATGGAACCAGTACCGGGCGACGAGGAGAATCATTGAGAGAATTGAGGAGTACCTTTCAGGGAAGAGCGATAAGAAGAATGGCCTCGTCTGGCAGTGGCAGGGAAGCGGAAAGACGTTCATAATGTTCTTCGTTGCCAACTGGTTCCTCAACAGATACAGGGATCGGAATCCGGTTGTGTTCTTTGTCGTTGACAGGAATATGTTGGAAACACAATATAAAACTGTCTTTGAGAATGTGGAAGATCCTGAATTCAGGAGACATTTCAACGTGATAAATGACATACCTGAGCTGAAGCAACGCGTTAAAGAGATATTGAGGCACCAAAAAGAGAAGAGAGTAATTCCAACCGGAGTGTACGTAACGAAAATACAAAAATTCCAGCCCAGAAAATTCAAGGGACTGGTGGAGACCGTTAAGAGTAAATATGAGTTCAAAGCAAGAGAAACTGTAAGTAAAAGAGAAGTCCTCTTCCTTATTGATGAGGCTCACAGAACCCAGTATGGACAGCTCGCAGCAGCGATGAGAGCAATCTTCCCTGAGGCAATATTCTTTGGCTTTACTGGAACTCCAATCTTCTTCAATAGGAATAGAAATACTTTCGAGACATTTGCATATCCCAAAGAGGGTGAGTACTTCCTTGATGTTTACTTCATAAGAGATTCAATACGGGATGGATTTACTCTCGAGATTATATACGACAACGACATGATTAAAACAAATAAGTCGTCAATTAATTTAGGTCACCCTTTGGATATCGAGCGATTCGCTGAGCACATCGCCAGGAGGATTTATGACGATACCATGGGTTTCCAGTTTAAGGCGATGGTTGTCGCTGTGAACAGGGAAGCTTGTGTGCACTTCAAGAGGGCCCTGGACAGGGCGTTTAAGAAATACTTCTGCTCCAAGGCTGAAAAGCTTGAAAGAAATGGTAGGATTGATGTTGCTGAATACTTCAAGGAACTCTGTGAGAACGCTGAAAGGCTTTCTGAGGTGGTGATGACTTACCAGCACAACGAGACGAGCGAGGTAATCGAAGAATTCAAGAAGTGGCTTAAGACGAGAAGAGAGTTCCAGGGCAAATCTCTTAAACGCGAAGTTAATAAGATAATTGTTGAAAGCTTCCTGAATGAGGAGTATCCGAAGGTGTTAATTGTTACACAAATGCTTCTTACGGGCTTTGATGCTCCAATTCTCAGAACGATGTATCTCCTTAGAAATGATCTCCGCAGACACAATCTTCTCCAAGCTGTCACGAGAGTTAACCGACCATATCCTGGAAAAGAAACAGGGTTAATCGTGGACTTTGTTAAGTCCATTGACGAATTAAAAAATATCATTGGCATTTACGAGAGTATTGCGACTCAAGAGTCTCAAGTAATTGAGGACTTCGTGAATAACTTTGCTAAAAGCATTGAAGAGAGAGTAAGTGAATTCGAGCATGAACTAAAAGAATTTAAGAAAGAATTGCTCGGAAATGGAATCGATATTGACACTATTAAAAAATTAAAGAGAAACAAAAGAGAAGAAGACCTTAAAAAAGAGCTAGAAAAAGTCTATGGGGCTCTCTCTTTACTGGCGTTACAGTATACTGCAAAGGAAGTCGGAGCTATTGATTTTTTTGACAAGTTACGCGAAATCCTCTCAATGTACGACTCCCTTGGAGCACATCCAAAACGAATAGAATACTTAGATGACATTTATTGGATTCGTTGGCTTTATCACAGGTTTACAGAACTGGCAGGTAATACAGATAAGGGGAAGAACAATCCTTCAAAGAAATTATTACTGCCCTTATCAAATGCATCCAAAATGGACTTAACAACTAAAGAGCTTGGAAGCATTTCAGATGAACTCTCTTCAAGAGTTAAATATTTCAATACTTTGTATTTAAGAGTCAAAGAGAACTCCAACATACCATTTTATAAGGATAAATATGAAAACCTTAATACGTTACTTAACAAATGGAAGGAGGGCAAAATAAACGTGGAAGAATTGATGGAACGTGCAAAAGACATAGACAGCAAAATCAGGAGGTATGAGATACAAAGAAGGACAAAAACTTTGCAAGAATTTATTATCGATTCAATTAGGGATTACCTTTATGAACATCTTGACTTAGACATTAAGAATATTGAATTTAAAAAATTCCAGAAAAAACTTGAAAATATCAAGAGATTGACTCCAAAAACGAATAAGGAGCTCTCAAGTGCGCTCTTTGAGGATATCATTGAGAGCCTAAACTTGGACAATCCCAAAAGATACAGCGAGCTCTCTAAGGTGGTTGATAAGATCATACGTGACCTTGTTCTTCCAGAGATCCGGACAAGATTCAACAAAAAAGTTAAAAACATACATCCTCCACGCCCTGGAGAAGAAAGATTACAAGCTGATTGA